A single genomic interval of Oceanithermus profundus DSM 14977 harbors:
- a CDS encoding murein hydrolase activator EnvC family protein, producing the protein MKRWLTLLLVLALPLAWGQASLEELNAALQQAEQLRQQRIEAARAAEVRLKQLGAEVQRKRRELEAVARDITRLEREKRQIEKSIAGLEGQIAATEQEIAGIEAKLGRLKGRMTRLVEKLYRERAGRYLPLLRAQSLSDLLMRAGWVQYLGASDVRLVETLSALVRELHAARERLVNLLQELTKKKSEREARIAALEAKRRQYRAVLAELEQKRAAEEVRIVELNKAAEELERQMQALAAQLEAEKRRLEEERRRREAAARAGRTVGPSFEIPRELVGELLFPIPGGRIVTPFGKADNTWQVIQADQNYAPVRAAADGQVFATAFYANYGWNVLILHADNLLTRYTNLQEPLVRTGDRVLQGQIIGYLGGSAIIPPNEMWFSVILSQKGRLVSVDPAKYY; encoded by the coding sequence ATGAAGCGCTGGCTGACCCTGCTCCTGGTCCTCGCGCTGCCCCTGGCCTGGGGGCAGGCCTCGCTCGAGGAGCTGAACGCCGCGTTGCAGCAGGCCGAGCAGCTCCGCCAGCAGCGCATCGAGGCGGCGCGCGCCGCCGAGGTGCGGCTCAAGCAGCTGGGGGCCGAGGTGCAACGGAAGCGGCGCGAGCTCGAGGCCGTGGCCCGCGACATCACCCGTCTGGAGCGGGAAAAACGCCAGATCGAGAAGTCGATCGCCGGCCTCGAGGGCCAGATCGCCGCCACCGAGCAGGAGATCGCGGGGATCGAGGCCAAGCTGGGACGCTTGAAAGGGCGGATGACGCGGCTGGTGGAAAAGCTCTACCGCGAACGCGCCGGGCGCTACCTGCCGCTGTTGCGCGCCCAGTCGCTCTCGGACCTGCTGATGCGCGCCGGCTGGGTGCAGTACCTGGGCGCCAGCGACGTGCGCCTCGTCGAGACCTTGAGCGCGCTGGTGCGGGAGCTGCACGCGGCCCGCGAGCGGCTCGTGAACCTGCTCCAGGAGCTCACCAAGAAGAAGAGCGAACGCGAGGCGCGCATCGCCGCGCTCGAAGCCAAACGCCGCCAGTACCGGGCGGTGCTCGCCGAGCTCGAGCAGAAACGGGCCGCCGAGGAGGTGCGCATCGTCGAGCTCAACAAGGCGGCCGAGGAGCTCGAGCGCCAGATGCAGGCGCTCGCGGCCCAGCTCGAAGCCGAGAAGCGCCGCCTGGAAGAGGAGCGCCGCCGCCGGGAGGCCGCAGCGCGCGCCGGGCGCACCGTCGGCCCCAGCTTCGAGATCCCCCGCGAGCTCGTGGGCGAGCTGCTCTTCCCCATCCCCGGCGGCCGCATCGTGACGCCCTTCGGCAAGGCCGACAACACCTGGCAGGTGATCCAGGCCGACCAGAACTACGCCCCGGTGCGCGCGGCCGCCGATGGCCAGGTCTTCGCCACCGCTTTCTACGCCAACTACGGCTGGAACGTGCTCATCCTGCACGCCGACAACCTGCTCACCCGCTACACCAACCTCCAGGAGCCGCTCGTGCGCACCGGGGACCGGGTGCTGCAGGGGCAGATCATCGGTTACCTGGGGGGCTCGGCGATCATCCCCCCCAACGAGATGTGGTTCAGCGTCATCCTCAGCCAGAAGGGCCGGCTCGTCTCGGTCGACCCGGCCAAGTACTACTGA
- the hpf gene encoding ribosome hibernation-promoting factor, HPF/YfiA family, producing MNIYKFVGRNVEVTEALKNYVERKAERLDRYFDNIVDAKVVLSIAGAPHVERRAKAEIQLNVPGGIIRVEESDPDMYAAIDRAVEVLEKQLKRFKGRLMGKRHSGLGPSAPPPPPPEEEEEPFEPEIVRVKRFEMKPMTPEDAALQMEALGHTFFVFRNADTGEINVIYRRHDGNYGLIEPGA from the coding sequence ATGAACATCTACAAGTTCGTGGGTCGCAACGTCGAGGTCACCGAAGCCCTCAAAAACTACGTCGAGCGGAAGGCCGAACGGCTGGACCGCTACTTCGACAACATCGTCGACGCCAAGGTGGTGCTGTCGATCGCGGGCGCCCCGCACGTGGAGCGCCGCGCCAAGGCCGAGATCCAGCTCAACGTCCCCGGCGGCATCATCCGCGTGGAGGAATCGGACCCCGACATGTACGCGGCGATCGACCGCGCGGTCGAGGTCCTGGAAAAGCAGCTGAAGCGGTTCAAGGGCCGCCTGATGGGCAAGCGCCACAGCGGCCTCGGACCGAGCGCCCCCCCGCCCCCGCCGCCCGAGGAGGAAGAGGAGCCCTTCGAGCCCGAGATCGTGCGTGTCAAGCGCTTCGAGATGAAGCCGATGACCCCCGAGGACGCGGCCCTGCAGATGGAGGCCCTGGGGCACACCTTCTTCGTCTTCCGCAACGCCGATACCGGCGAGATCAACGTCATCTACCGCCGCCACGACGGCAACTACGGCCTGATCGAGCCCGGGGCCTAG
- the ftsE gene encoding cell division ATP-binding protein FtsE → MIHFHRVSVEYPRTKTMALYNVNLEVKKGEFVFLVGHSGAGKSTLLGLALKRLEPTSGAVYVAGQNLANLRGNRVALHRRNIGMVFQDHRLLADLTVEENLAFILRVLGVDPREWKKRIVRVLRTVGIVHKRRAYPYQLSVGEAQRVAIARAIIGRPPIVLADEPTGNLDPENAVQVLEIFKAIHASGATVIIATHSRELVEAYPQRVVVLRSGQLVRDEKTGTYAL, encoded by the coding sequence ATGATCCACTTTCACCGGGTCTCGGTCGAGTACCCCCGCACCAAGACAATGGCGCTCTACAACGTCAACCTCGAGGTCAAGAAGGGCGAGTTCGTCTTCCTGGTGGGGCATTCGGGCGCGGGGAAGAGCACCTTGCTGGGCTTGGCCCTCAAGCGGCTCGAGCCCACCTCCGGGGCCGTCTACGTGGCGGGTCAGAACCTCGCCAACCTGCGGGGCAACCGGGTGGCGCTGCACCGGCGCAACATCGGCATGGTCTTCCAGGACCACCGGCTGCTCGCCGACCTGACCGTCGAGGAGAACCTAGCCTTCATCCTGCGGGTGCTGGGGGTGGACCCGCGCGAGTGGAAGAAGCGCATCGTGCGGGTCTTGCGCACCGTGGGCATCGTCCACAAGCGCCGCGCCTACCCCTACCAGCTCTCGGTGGGGGAGGCCCAGCGGGTGGCCATCGCCCGCGCCATCATCGGGCGGCCGCCCATCGTGCTCGCCGACGAGCCGACGGGCAACCTCGACCCCGAGAACGCGGTGCAGGTGCTCGAGATCTTCAAGGCCATCCACGCCTCCGGGGCCACGGTGATCATCGCCACCCACTCGCGCGAACTGGTGGAGGCCTACCCGCAGCGGGTCGTCGTCCTGCGCTCCGGGCAGCTCGTACGCGACGAGAAAACCGGCACCTACGCCCTCTAG
- a CDS encoding S41 family peptidase encodes MAHPRLLWAGVALLTVAVGLAQFGGGAGFERNPNGKALIETYEIIQEQYLKPIGPEKADELLQGGISGVVGALGDPFTSYSPPRNAHIREEDVRGEFFGIGVQISPANPDGTGAKIVNVFRGGPAFSAGIKTGDVIVEVDGENVSDLPLFDIVAKIRGPKDTKVTIGVQRKGANAVLRFEIVRRKIEIVSVSKAMLPNDVGYVAIETFLNVKVIEQLRQAVADLKRQGATRLILDLRDNGGGLLDQGCQVADAFLKRGVIVYTRDRRSTRAYCEASPRTIWNDEMVVLVNGSSASASEIVAGALQDTGRAQVVGEQTFGKGVGQNVFTLANGGELTLVTFEWLTPKKRSIHEQGITPDVKVRDNRFPTPLAFEGLGAEPGAEVTLSTGGKTYTTTADEEGKFSFSEELPPRELSDVQGEAKVDVENDAILKKALELLGAR; translated from the coding sequence ATGGCGCATCCTCGACTCCTCTGGGCCGGCGTGGCCCTGCTGACCGTGGCCGTGGGCCTCGCGCAGTTCGGCGGCGGCGCGGGCTTCGAACGCAACCCCAACGGCAAGGCCCTGATCGAAACCTACGAGATCATTCAGGAGCAGTACCTGAAGCCCATCGGCCCGGAAAAGGCCGACGAGCTCCTGCAGGGCGGCATCAGCGGCGTCGTCGGCGCCCTGGGCGATCCCTTCACCAGCTACAGCCCGCCGCGCAACGCCCACATCCGCGAAGAGGACGTGCGCGGCGAGTTCTTCGGCATCGGCGTGCAGATCTCCCCGGCCAACCCCGACGGCACCGGGGCCAAGATCGTCAACGTCTTCCGCGGCGGCCCCGCCTTCAGCGCCGGCATCAAGACCGGCGACGTGATCGTCGAGGTCGACGGCGAAAACGTGAGCGACCTGCCGCTCTTTGACATCGTGGCCAAGATCCGCGGCCCCAAGGACACCAAGGTCACCATCGGGGTGCAGCGCAAGGGCGCCAATGCGGTGCTGCGCTTCGAGATCGTCCGCCGCAAGATCGAGATCGTCTCGGTGAGCAAGGCGATGCTCCCGAACGACGTGGGCTACGTGGCCATCGAGACCTTCCTCAACGTCAAGGTCATCGAGCAGCTGCGCCAGGCGGTGGCCGACCTGAAGCGCCAGGGCGCCACCCGTCTGATCCTCGACCTGCGCGACAACGGCGGCGGGCTGCTCGACCAGGGTTGCCAGGTGGCCGACGCCTTCTTGAAGCGCGGCGTGATCGTCTACACCCGCGACCGCCGCTCCACCCGCGCTTACTGCGAAGCGAGCCCGCGCACGATCTGGAACGACGAGATGGTCGTGCTCGTCAACGGCAGCTCGGCCTCGGCCTCCGAGATCGTCGCCGGCGCCCTGCAGGACACCGGCCGCGCCCAGGTGGTGGGCGAGCAGACCTTCGGCAAGGGCGTGGGGCAGAACGTCTTCACCCTGGCCAACGGCGGTGAGCTCACCCTGGTCACCTTCGAGTGGCTGACACCCAAGAAGCGCTCCATCCACGAACAGGGGATCACCCCCGACGTCAAGGTGCGCGACAACCGCTTCCCCACGCCGCTCGCCTTCGAGGGCCTGGGGGCCGAACCCGGCGCCGAGGTGACGCTTTCGACCGGCGGCAAGACCTACACCACGACCGCCGACGAAGAGGGCAAGTTCAGCTTCAGCGAGGAGCTGCCCCCGCGCGAGCTCTCGGACGTGCAGGGCGAGGCCAAGGTGGACGTGGAGAACGACGCCATCCTCAAGAAGGCGCTCGAGCTTCTGGGCGCCCGCTAG
- a CDS encoding ABC transporter ATP-binding protein — protein MIRIQGLTKRYGRFTALEGLDLHVPPGETLVLLGPNGAGKTTAIRALTGQLRPTRGRVELAGVDVWRRPVAAKRLFGYVPDRPYLYGKLSAVELLRFVGRLYRMEGRRIEARIEALLAEFRLERFASALIETYSHGMRQKLTFAAALLPEPRVLIVDEPMVGLDPVAARTVRTLLRTYSKPDRAVLFSTHQMELAEAAADRVALLHEGRLRLLGAPDAVRAQHGDASLEEVFIRLTEDAAQDAAAAPAHPAP, from the coding sequence GTGATCCGGATCCAGGGCCTCACCAAGCGCTACGGCCGCTTTACCGCGCTCGAGGGCCTGGACCTGCACGTGCCCCCCGGCGAGACCCTGGTGCTCCTGGGGCCCAACGGCGCGGGCAAGACGACGGCGATCCGCGCGCTCACCGGCCAGCTGCGGCCCACCCGGGGACGCGTGGAACTCGCCGGCGTCGACGTCTGGCGCCGCCCGGTGGCGGCCAAACGCCTCTTCGGTTACGTGCCCGACCGCCCCTACCTCTACGGCAAGCTCTCCGCCGTGGAGCTGCTGCGCTTCGTGGGGCGGCTCTACCGGATGGAAGGGCGCCGCATCGAGGCCCGGATCGAGGCGCTGCTCGCGGAGTTCCGGCTCGAGCGCTTCGCCTCGGCCCTGATCGAGACCTACTCCCACGGCATGCGCCAGAAGCTCACCTTCGCCGCAGCCCTGCTGCCCGAGCCGCGGGTGCTGATCGTGGACGAGCCGATGGTGGGGCTCGACCCGGTGGCCGCGCGCACCGTGCGCACCCTGCTGCGCACGTACTCGAAGCCCGACCGCGCCGTGCTCTTCTCCACCCACCAGATGGAACTCGCCGAGGCCGCCGCCGACCGCGTGGCCCTGCTGCACGAAGGGCGGCTGCGGCTGCTCGGCGCCCCGGACGCGGTCCGCGCCCAGCACGGTGACGCCAGCCTGGAAGAGGTCTTCATACGGCTCACGGAGGACGCTGCCCAAGATGCTGCGGCTGCGCCTGCGCATCCTGCGCCATAG
- a CDS encoding putative ABC transporter permease subunit: protein MLRLRLRILRHSLAARPLAVLVAAALGLGVAALAYGGTLAFLRFLSGYPFAARVVEVRSLEGLFLVLSAAVLLSALPGALAVLYDSRDLPLLLAWPLPAARVFTLKVIETYAVTALVPTLLTLPVLYALGAFHEAPFGYHLVATLAVLALYALPVGLGVGLALPLVRFAPAGRAREWAGALSAVLGGAMIYGLRALRPEALFRQEFANEAALKAFIQQFQNPAAPFLPPAWAGRAVQEALAQPAALSPALLGLLLTAAAVLGASALAAGYAYQAGWVRGLEGASVLRPARPPAVWERALARLGGVGALWVRDLRLFLRDPNQIAQLVLVAVLVLLYTTSLAAMPLEGAVFVRVVGFLHLAFQGLVIAGVGVRLAYPLYSFEGPGYWLVQTAPVGRLGLLLSRYALALLLLLPLGLALGLYAPSVIGLDPGLRTVSLISALAAVVGLAALGVGLGAVWPNREATNASEVPMSLGGMLYMLVGTLFAFAIAALDARPVYWALGGRADYLSGPEGALWLAAVILLTLAVALASLGLAYAKGR from the coding sequence ATGCTGCGGCTGCGCCTGCGCATCCTGCGCCATAGCCTCGCCGCCCGCCCGCTTGCGGTGCTGGTGGCCGCCGCCCTGGGGCTGGGGGTGGCCGCCCTCGCCTACGGCGGCACCCTGGCCTTCCTGCGCTTCCTTTCCGGCTACCCCTTCGCCGCCCGCGTCGTGGAAGTGCGCAGCCTCGAAGGGCTGTTCCTGGTGCTCTCGGCCGCGGTGCTGCTCTCGGCGCTCCCGGGGGCGCTCGCGGTCCTCTACGATTCCCGCGACCTGCCGCTGCTGCTGGCCTGGCCGCTGCCGGCCGCCCGCGTCTTCACGCTCAAGGTGATCGAGACCTACGCGGTGACCGCGCTCGTGCCCACGCTGCTCACGCTGCCGGTCCTCTACGCCCTGGGCGCCTTTCACGAGGCCCCTTTCGGCTACCACCTCGTGGCCACCCTCGCGGTGCTGGCCCTGTACGCCCTGCCCGTAGGCCTGGGCGTCGGGCTGGCGCTGCCGCTGGTGCGTTTCGCCCCCGCGGGCCGCGCCCGCGAGTGGGCCGGGGCGCTCAGCGCCGTCCTGGGCGGCGCGATGATCTACGGGTTGCGGGCCCTGCGCCCCGAAGCCCTCTTCCGCCAGGAGTTCGCGAACGAGGCCGCCCTGAAGGCCTTCATCCAGCAGTTCCAGAACCCCGCGGCCCCCTTCCTTCCACCGGCCTGGGCGGGCCGCGCGGTACAGGAGGCCCTCGCCCAGCCGGCGGCGCTTTCCCCCGCGCTGCTGGGGCTGTTGCTGACGGCCGCCGCCGTGCTGGGAGCGAGCGCACTCGCCGCCGGCTACGCCTACCAGGCAGGCTGGGTCCGCGGCCTCGAGGGCGCGAGCGTCCTCAGACCCGCGCGGCCGCCCGCGGTCTGGGAACGCGCGCTCGCCCGCCTCGGCGGCGTCGGGGCCCTGTGGGTGCGCGACCTGCGCCTCTTCTTGAGGGATCCCAACCAGATCGCGCAGCTGGTGCTCGTCGCCGTGCTTGTCCTGCTCTACACCACCAGCCTGGCCGCCATGCCGCTGGAGGGTGCGGTCTTCGTGCGCGTCGTGGGCTTCCTGCACCTCGCCTTCCAGGGCCTGGTGATCGCGGGGGTGGGCGTCCGCCTCGCCTACCCGCTCTACTCCTTCGAAGGCCCGGGCTACTGGCTGGTTCAGACCGCGCCGGTCGGGCGGCTGGGCCTCCTGCTCTCCCGCTACGCCCTCGCCTTGCTGCTCCTGCTCCCCCTCGGGCTGGCGCTGGGGCTCTACGCGCCTTCGGTCATCGGCCTGGACCCCGGTCTGCGTACGGTCTCGCTGATCTCGGCGCTGGCGGCGGTGGTGGGGCTGGCGGCCCTGGGGGTCGGCCTCGGGGCGGTCTGGCCCAACCGCGAGGCCACGAACGCCAGCGAGGTGCCCATGAGCCTGGGCGGCATGCTCTACATGCTGGTGGGCACCCTGTTCGCCTTCGCGATCGCGGCGCTGGACGCGCGGCCGGTTTACTGGGCCCTCGGCGGTCGCGCCGACTACCTCTCGGGGCCCGAAGGCGCGCTCTGGCTGGCCGCGGTGATCCTCCTCACGCTCGCCGTCGCGCTGGCGTCGCTGGGCCTGGCCTACGCCAAGGGACGCTGA
- a CDS encoding DUF3197 domain-containing protein, producing the protein MERIGFKGLPEETLEQLKPRLKKLHFPSLKVVLVTDRQGRRERARYRVFLVGGKHALLTEDAFGPAYGEAGERALAELVQLLRKGGAYNFKEAVLPPDVYAALDAMDEAAARERLLANANPADPRLYAA; encoded by the coding sequence ATGGAGCGGATTGGATTCAAAGGGCTGCCCGAGGAGACGCTCGAGCAACTGAAACCCCGGCTCAAGAAGCTGCACTTCCCCTCGCTCAAGGTCGTGCTCGTGACCGACCGCCAAGGCCGCCGCGAACGGGCGCGTTACCGCGTCTTCCTGGTGGGCGGCAAGCACGCGCTGCTCACCGAGGACGCCTTCGGCCCCGCCTACGGCGAAGCGGGCGAACGGGCCCTCGCCGAGCTGGTGCAGCTGCTCAGGAAGGGCGGTGCCTACAACTTCAAGGAAGCCGTGCTGCCGCCGGACGTCTACGCCGCCCTCGACGCCATGGACGAAGCCGCGGCGCGCGAACGCCTGCTCGCCAACGCCAACCCCGCCGACCCCCGCCTGTACGCGGCTTGA
- the metH gene encoding methionine synthase, which produces MAHDHEHAPQGTGWGELPLPRLRYDLAERARRFPYLRALSERVLVFDGAMGTELQKYDLKPEDYGGAEYDGCPEILNLTRPDVIREIHERYLEAGADVIETNTFGVMPHVIGEYGLAARARELAEAGARLARQMADAFSSPEKSRFVAGSLGPGTKLISLGQISWDELFESYRTAARGLIAGGVDLIVIETAQDILQVRCAVQAVRQAMRDEGREVPLQTQVTIETTGQMLVGSDAEAALAALESLPVDVVGMNCATGPDLMDPHIRVFAEHSSRPTVCMPNAGLPRNEDGQVVYDLTPEELARWQTKFVTEYGLNVVGGCCGTGPEHIRALSQALAGAPQTRPRPARLEPPAVASLYQAVELRPQAGVLMIGERTNATGSKKFRELLFAGDLDGIVELAQDQVAGGAQMLDVSVAWTGRDEKADMVRVVERLAREVDAALMIDSTQPEVIEAALEHVPGRPVINSVNFEDGEARFDRTAALARAHGAAVVALTIDEEGMAKTVERKLEVAQRIYRRLVEKHGFLPEDILFDLLTFPITQGDEDTRRLALATLEAMRYLKDALPGVGFVLGVSNVSFGLKPPARKVLNAVFLHEAQQAGLTAAIVHPGKIVPVNQIPEEAVWLARDLIYDRREEGYDPLFAFIDYFESHTLDEARKDEAELPVEERLHRRIVEGRKKGLEEDLAEALEKYRAEEIINRILLGGMQEVGDLFGSGQMQLPFVLKSAEVMKAAVAWLEPHMERQEGSHKGTLVLATVKGDVHDIGKNLVDIILSNNGYRVINLGIKQPIDSILEAVERYRPDAVGMSGLLVKSTAVMKENLEHMAALGHRIPVILGGAALNRSYVERDLRAVYPGTVHYAPDAFAGLKLMEEIVGARGRAEPAKPAAAARPKPRTAPARAKPVAPPPRVPRPPFFGRRIVEPGELDLFTIARYLNENALFRGQWGYKRGQLSPEEHRALIEREARPRLRRWLERAADENLLEPRVVYGFWPAAREGDAVVLFDPETGTELERFAFPRQAGGGLALADYFRPRSAEPLGDEEEWLPPAAWAAGARDVMALMAVTMGPRASAYSQQLFDAGEYEDYLLFHGLSVEMTEALAEFWHKRLRQQWGIAAADATDLQKLFAQGYQGARYAPGYPACPHLEDQAKLERLLSWRDIGLSLTEDFQLVPEQSTSAFVVHHPEARYFNV; this is translated from the coding sequence ATGGCGCACGACCACGAACACGCACCGCAGGGGACGGGCTGGGGCGAGCTGCCCCTGCCCCGGCTGCGCTACGACCTGGCCGAGCGCGCGCGCCGGTTCCCCTACCTGCGCGCCCTCTCCGAGCGGGTGCTCGTCTTCGACGGCGCCATGGGCACCGAGCTGCAGAAGTACGACCTGAAGCCCGAAGACTACGGCGGCGCGGAATACGACGGCTGTCCCGAGATCTTGAACCTCACCCGGCCCGACGTGATCCGCGAGATCCACGAGCGCTACCTGGAAGCCGGAGCCGACGTCATCGAGACCAACACCTTCGGGGTGATGCCCCACGTGATCGGCGAGTACGGCCTGGCGGCCCGCGCCCGCGAGCTGGCCGAGGCCGGCGCACGGCTGGCGCGGCAGATGGCCGACGCTTTCAGCAGTCCCGAAAAGTCCCGCTTCGTCGCCGGCTCCCTGGGCCCGGGAACCAAGCTGATCAGCCTGGGGCAGATTAGCTGGGACGAGCTTTTCGAAAGCTACCGCACCGCCGCCCGCGGCCTGATCGCCGGCGGGGTGGACCTGATCGTCATCGAGACCGCCCAGGACATTCTGCAGGTGCGCTGCGCGGTCCAGGCGGTGCGCCAGGCGATGCGCGACGAAGGCCGCGAGGTGCCGCTGCAAACCCAGGTGACGATCGAGACCACCGGCCAGATGCTGGTGGGCAGCGACGCCGAGGCGGCGCTGGCGGCGCTCGAGTCGCTGCCGGTGGACGTGGTGGGGATGAACTGCGCCACCGGTCCCGACCTGATGGACCCGCACATCCGCGTCTTCGCCGAACACTCCAGCCGACCGACCGTCTGCATGCCCAACGCCGGCCTGCCGCGCAACGAAGACGGCCAGGTGGTCTACGACCTGACCCCCGAAGAGCTGGCCCGCTGGCAGACCAAGTTCGTGACCGAGTACGGCCTGAACGTGGTCGGCGGCTGCTGCGGCACCGGCCCCGAGCACATCCGCGCCCTCAGCCAGGCGCTGGCGGGCGCACCCCAGACCAGGCCGCGCCCGGCCCGGCTCGAGCCCCCGGCGGTGGCCAGCCTCTACCAGGCGGTCGAGCTGCGCCCCCAGGCCGGGGTGCTGATGATCGGCGAACGGACCAACGCCACCGGCTCCAAGAAGTTCCGCGAACTGTTGTTCGCCGGCGACCTCGACGGCATCGTCGAGCTGGCCCAGGACCAGGTGGCCGGCGGGGCGCAGATGCTCGACGTCAGCGTGGCCTGGACCGGCCGCGACGAAAAGGCCGACATGGTGCGGGTGGTCGAGCGGCTGGCCCGCGAGGTGGACGCGGCCCTCATGATCGACAGCACCCAACCCGAGGTGATCGAAGCGGCGCTCGAGCACGTCCCCGGCCGCCCGGTGATCAACTCGGTCAACTTCGAAGACGGCGAGGCCCGGTTCGACCGCACCGCCGCGCTGGCCCGCGCCCACGGCGCGGCGGTCGTCGCTTTGACGATCGACGAGGAGGGCATGGCCAAGACGGTCGAGCGCAAGCTCGAGGTGGCCCAGCGCATCTACCGGCGGCTGGTGGAAAAGCATGGCTTTCTGCCCGAAGACATCCTCTTCGACCTGCTCACCTTCCCCATCACCCAGGGCGACGAAGACACCCGGCGGCTGGCGCTGGCCACGCTCGAGGCCATGCGCTACCTGAAGGACGCCCTGCCCGGCGTCGGCTTCGTGCTGGGGGTCTCCAACGTTTCCTTCGGCCTCAAGCCCCCCGCCCGCAAGGTGCTCAACGCGGTCTTCCTGCACGAGGCCCAGCAAGCCGGCCTGACCGCCGCCATCGTCCACCCCGGCAAGATCGTACCGGTCAACCAGATTCCCGAAGAGGCGGTGTGGCTGGCGCGCGACCTCATCTACGACCGCCGCGAAGAGGGCTACGACCCGCTGTTCGCCTTCATCGACTACTTCGAAAGCCACACCCTTGACGAGGCCCGAAAGGACGAAGCCGAACTGCCGGTCGAAGAGCGGCTGCACCGCCGCATCGTCGAGGGGCGCAAGAAGGGGCTCGAAGAAGACCTGGCCGAGGCGCTGGAGAAGTACCGCGCCGAAGAGATCATCAACCGGATCCTGCTCGGTGGCATGCAGGAGGTGGGCGACCTCTTCGGCTCCGGCCAGATGCAGCTCCCCTTCGTCCTCAAGTCGGCCGAGGTGATGAAGGCCGCGGTCGCCTGGCTCGAGCCCCACATGGAGCGGCAGGAGGGCAGCCACAAGGGCACCCTGGTGCTGGCGACGGTCAAGGGCGACGTCCACGACATCGGCAAGAACCTGGTCGACATCATCCTCTCCAACAACGGCTACCGGGTCATCAACCTGGGCATCAAGCAGCCGATCGACTCGATTCTGGAGGCCGTCGAGCGCTACCGGCCCGACGCCGTCGGCATGAGCGGCCTGCTGGTCAAGAGCACCGCGGTCATGAAGGAGAACCTGGAGCACATGGCCGCCCTAGGCCACCGCATCCCGGTCATCCTCGGCGGCGCGGCGCTCAACCGCAGCTACGTCGAGCGCGACCTGCGCGCCGTCTACCCCGGCACCGTCCACTACGCCCCCGACGCCTTCGCCGGCCTGAAGTTGATGGAAGAAATCGTCGGCGCACGCGGCCGGGCAGAGCCCGCCAAACCCGCCGCCGCGGCCAGACCGAAACCGCGAACCGCCCCCGCCCGCGCCAAACCGGTCGCCCCGCCGCCGCGCGTTCCCCGGCCGCCCTTCTTCGGCCGCCGCATCGTCGAGCCGGGCGAGCTCGACCTCTTTACCATCGCCCGCTACCTGAACGAAAACGCCCTCTTCCGCGGCCAGTGGGGGTACAAGCGCGGCCAGCTGAGCCCCGAGGAACACCGCGCGCTCATCGAGCGCGAAGCCCGGCCGCGGCTGCGCCGCTGGCTCGAGCGCGCCGCTGACGAAAACCTGCTCGAGCCCCGGGTCGTCTACGGTTTCTGGCCCGCCGCGCGCGAGGGGGACGCGGTGGTGCTCTTCGACCCGGAAACGGGGACCGAGCTCGAGCGCTTCGCCTTCCCCCGCCAGGCCGGCGGCGGCCTTGCTCTCGCCGACTACTTCCGCCCCCGCAGTGCGGAGCCTTTAGGCGATGAGGAAGAGTGGCTGCCCCCGGCCGCCTGGGCCGCCGGCGCCCGCGACGTGATGGCGCTGATGGCCGTCACCATGGGCCCCCGCGCCAGCGCCTACAGCCAGCAGCTCTTCGACGCCGGCGAATACGAAGACTACCTGCTCTTCCACGGCCTCTCGGTAGAGATGACCGAAGCCCTGGCCGAGTTCTGGCACAAGCGCCTGCGCCAGCAGTGGGGCATTGCCGCCGCCGACGCCACCGACCTGCAAAAGCTTTTTGCCCAGGGCTACCAGGGGGCCCGCTACGCCCCCGGCTACCCCGCCTGCCCCCACCTGGAAGACCAAGCCAAACTGGAACGCCTGCTTTCCTGGCGCGACATCGGTCTGAGTTTGACCGAAGACTTCCAGCTCGTCCCCGAACAATCCACCAGCGCCTTCGTGGTGCACCACCCCGAAGCGCGGTACTTCAACGTTTGA
- a CDS encoding GIY-YIG nuclease family protein — MQPAVYIVANRKNGALYVGVTSDLKRRAWEHRQGLVEGFSKRYGLKRLVYFELHPTMASAIQREKQLKAWKRAWKIDLIQKENPNWNDLFHLLD, encoded by the coding sequence ATGCAACCTGCCGTTTACATCGTGGCCAACCGCAAGAACGGCGCTCTCTACGTTGGGGTAACATCCGACCTTAAGCGACGCGCCTGGGAGCACCGTCAGGGATTGGTCGAGGGCTTTTCCAAGCGTTACGGGCTCAAACGCCTCGTCTATTTCGAACTCCACCCCACCATGGCCTCGGCCATCCAGCGCGAAAAGCAGCTCAAGGCCTGGAAACGTGCGTGGAAGATTGACCTCATTCAAAAGGAAAACCCCAACTGGAACGACCTGTTCCATTTGCTCGATTAA